A region of Pyxidicoccus parkwaysis DNA encodes the following proteins:
- the ypfJ gene encoding KPN_02809 family neutral zinc metallopeptidase: protein MRWQGGRRSSNIEDRRGSGIGRPLAVGGGVGSIVVALLVMLLGGDPSDVVNGGGGQGSYPGTGGSGQPVDPRQDEMKDFVSVILADTEDTWPGLLRPLGVTYQQPRLVLFSDMVQSACGTQDAAVGPFYCPPDQRVYLDLNFFDELDRRFGAPGDFAQAYVVAHEVGHHVQNLLGISEQVHSQRGRMSERDANALSVLTELQADCFAGIWAHHAQKQRKVLEEGDVEEGLGAASAIGDDTLQRRARGRVVPESFTHGSSAQRVHWFRQGLERGTLEACDTFNDGAGGTRGH from the coding sequence ATGAGGTGGCAGGGGGGACGTCGCAGCTCGAACATCGAGGACCGGCGGGGCAGTGGCATCGGCCGTCCGCTGGCGGTGGGTGGCGGGGTCGGCTCCATCGTGGTGGCGCTGCTGGTGATGCTGCTCGGGGGAGACCCCTCGGACGTGGTGAACGGTGGCGGAGGCCAGGGCTCGTACCCGGGCACGGGCGGCTCCGGGCAGCCGGTGGACCCGCGCCAGGACGAGATGAAGGACTTCGTGTCCGTCATCCTCGCGGACACGGAGGACACCTGGCCCGGCCTGCTGAGGCCGCTGGGCGTGACGTATCAGCAACCGCGCCTGGTGCTCTTCTCGGACATGGTGCAGTCCGCTTGCGGGACGCAGGACGCCGCGGTGGGGCCCTTCTACTGCCCGCCGGACCAGCGCGTGTACCTGGACCTCAACTTCTTCGACGAGCTGGACCGCCGCTTCGGCGCGCCCGGTGACTTCGCGCAGGCCTACGTGGTGGCGCACGAGGTGGGGCACCACGTGCAGAACCTCCTGGGCATCTCGGAACAGGTCCACTCGCAGCGCGGCCGCATGTCCGAGCGCGACGCCAACGCGCTCTCCGTGCTCACCGAGTTGCAAGCGGACTGCTTCGCCGGCATCTGGGCCCACCACGCGCAGAAGCAGCGCAAGGTGCTGGAGGAGGGCGACGTGGAGGAGGGCCTGGGCGCGGCGTCGGCCATCGGCGACGACACGCTCCAGCGCCGCGCGCGGGGGCGCGTCGTCCCCGAGTCCTTCACCCACGGCTCCTCCGCGCAGCGCGTGCACTGGTTCCGCCAGGGGCTGGAGCGGGGGACGCTGGAGGCGTGTGACACCTTCAACGACGGCGCGGGCGGCACTCGCGGACACTGA